One part of the Nocardioides conyzicola genome encodes these proteins:
- the uvrB gene encoding excinuclease ABC subunit UvrB, with protein MRPVTDLERRVAPFKVVSDYEPSGDQPAAIKEITKRVDGGVKDVVLLGATGTGKTATVAWVAEQVQRPMLVLQPNKTLAAQFANELRQLFPDNAIEYFVSYYDYYQPEAYVPQTDTYIEKDSSINEEVERLRHSATNSLLTRRDVIVVSTVSCIYGLGTPQEYVDRMLRLRVGDERDRDAILRQLVEIQYTRNDMTFTRGTFRVRGDTLEIFPVYEEHAVRIEFFGDEIERLMTLHPLTGEVVTEDKELYVFPATHYVAGPERMEKAIRGIELELEDQLAAFEKQGKLLEAQRLRMRTTYDIEMMRQVGSCSGIENYSMHMDGRTRGSAPNCLLDYFPEDYLVVIDESHVAVPQIGGMYEGDMSRKRNLVDHGFRLPSAMDNRPLRWEEFLDRIGQTIYLSATPGDYELDKVEGDTVEQIIRPTGLIDPEVVIKPTKGQIDDLIHEIRTRADKDERVLVTTLTKKMSEDLTDYLLDAGIRTRYLHSEVDTLRRIELLRELRMGEYDVLVGINLLREGLDLPEVSLVSILDADKEGFLRSDKSLIQTIGRAARNVSGQVHMYADKITPSMEKAIDETNRRRAKQVAYNVAAGVDPQPLRKKIADITEMLAREEESTHELLQTWQQQDPKKRKAPVPALSRLAGGDAGQHTSGLAGLPSAELAQLIQELTDQMKGAAAELHFEVAARLRDEIGDLKKELRQMMEAGAK; from the coding sequence ATGCGACCAGTGACAGATCTCGAGCGCCGGGTGGCGCCCTTCAAGGTCGTCTCCGACTACGAGCCGTCCGGCGACCAGCCGGCGGCGATCAAGGAGATCACCAAGCGCGTCGACGGCGGCGTCAAGGACGTCGTCCTGCTGGGTGCCACCGGCACCGGCAAGACCGCGACCGTGGCCTGGGTGGCCGAGCAGGTCCAGCGACCGATGCTCGTGCTCCAACCCAACAAGACCCTGGCCGCCCAGTTCGCCAACGAGCTGCGCCAGCTCTTCCCGGACAACGCGATCGAGTACTTCGTCTCCTACTACGACTACTACCAGCCCGAGGCGTACGTCCCCCAGACCGACACCTACATCGAGAAGGACTCCTCGATCAACGAGGAGGTCGAGCGGCTGCGGCACTCGGCGACCAACAGCCTGCTCACCCGGCGCGACGTGATCGTGGTCAGCACCGTCTCGTGCATCTACGGCCTGGGCACCCCGCAGGAGTACGTCGATCGCATGCTGCGGCTGCGCGTGGGCGACGAGCGCGACCGGGACGCGATCCTGCGCCAGCTGGTCGAGATCCAGTACACCCGCAACGACATGACCTTCACCCGCGGCACCTTCCGGGTCCGCGGCGACACCCTGGAGATCTTCCCGGTCTACGAGGAGCACGCGGTCCGCATCGAGTTCTTCGGCGACGAGATCGAGCGGCTGATGACGCTCCACCCGCTCACCGGCGAGGTGGTCACCGAGGACAAGGAGCTCTACGTCTTCCCGGCCACCCACTACGTCGCGGGCCCGGAGCGGATGGAGAAGGCGATCCGGGGCATCGAGCTCGAGCTCGAGGACCAGCTCGCGGCCTTCGAGAAGCAGGGCAAGCTGCTCGAGGCGCAGCGGCTGCGGATGCGCACGACGTACGACATCGAGATGATGCGCCAGGTCGGCTCCTGCTCCGGCATCGAGAACTACTCGATGCACATGGACGGCCGCACCCGGGGCTCGGCGCCCAACTGCCTGCTCGACTACTTCCCCGAGGACTACCTCGTGGTGATCGACGAGTCGCACGTCGCGGTGCCGCAGATCGGCGGCATGTACGAGGGCGACATGTCGCGCAAGCGCAACCTGGTCGACCACGGCTTCCGGCTGCCGAGCGCGATGGACAACCGTCCGCTGCGGTGGGAGGAGTTCCTCGACCGGATCGGGCAGACCATCTACCTGTCGGCGACGCCCGGCGACTACGAGCTCGACAAGGTCGAGGGCGACACGGTCGAGCAGATCATCCGACCGACCGGCCTGATCGACCCGGAGGTGGTGATCAAGCCGACCAAGGGCCAGATCGACGACCTGATCCACGAGATCCGCACCCGCGCCGACAAGGACGAGCGGGTCCTCGTCACGACGCTGACCAAGAAGATGTCCGAGGACCTCACCGACTACCTGCTCGACGCCGGCATCCGCACCCGCTACCTCCACTCCGAGGTCGACACCCTGCGCCGCATCGAGCTGCTGCGCGAGCTGCGGATGGGGGAGTACGACGTGCTCGTCGGCATCAACCTGCTCCGCGAGGGCCTCGACCTGCCGGAGGTGTCGCTGGTCTCGATCCTCGACGCCGACAAGGAGGGCTTCCTGCGCTCCGACAAGTCGCTGATCCAGACGATCGGACGTGCGGCCCGCAACGTGTCCGGCCAGGTCCACATGTACGCCGACAAGATCACGCCCTCCATGGAGAAGGCGATCGACGAGACCAACCGACGGCGCGCGAAGCAGGTGGCCTACAACGTGGCCGCCGGCGTCGACCCCCAGCCGCTGCGCAAGAAGATCGCCGACATCACCGAGATGCTCGCGCGTGAGGAGGAGTCGACTCACGAGCTCCTCCAGACCTGGCAGCAGCAGGACCCGAAGAAGCGGAAGGCGCCCGTACCGGCGCTGTCCCGGCTGGCCGGCGGTGACGCCGGTCAGCACACGAGCGGTCTCGCCGGGCTGCCCAGTGCCGAGCTCGCCCAGCTGATCCAGGAGCTCACCGACCAGATGAAGGGCGCGGCCGCCGAGCTGCACTTCGAGGTCGCCGCCCGGCTGCGCGACGAGATCGGCGACCTGAAGAAGGAGCTGCGGCAGATGATGGAGGCAGGTGCGAAATGA
- a CDS encoding VOC family protein — MSTVKQVQVTFDCADPRALSKFWNATLGYELPPPPPTFDSWDAFSETLPPERRNMASASEDPAGAGPRLFFQQVPEGKSAKNRVHLDVRAAPGLEGDERMAALEAECDRLVGLGATRVERHEPAPPMSGGHIVMQDPEGNEFCLD, encoded by the coding sequence ATGAGCACGGTCAAGCAGGTGCAGGTCACCTTCGACTGCGCGGACCCACGGGCGCTGTCGAAGTTCTGGAACGCGACCCTCGGCTACGAGCTCCCGCCCCCGCCGCCCACCTTCGACTCCTGGGACGCCTTCTCGGAGACGCTGCCGCCGGAGAGGCGCAACATGGCCTCCGCATCGGAGGACCCGGCCGGAGCCGGCCCCCGGCTGTTCTTCCAGCAGGTGCCCGAGGGCAAGTCGGCCAAGAACCGCGTGCACCTCGACGTCCGGGCCGCCCCCGGCCTGGAGGGCGACGAGCGGATGGCCGCGCTCGAGGCCGAGTGCGATCGCCTCGTCGGGCTCGGGGCGACCCGGGTCGAGCGCCACGAGCCCGCGCCGCCGATGAGCGGCGGCCACATCGTGATGCAGGACCCCGAGGGCAACGAGTTCTGCCTGGACTGA
- a CDS encoding DUF742 domain-containing protein, protein MAAETSPRDEPQPDAAAVRVRPFTLTSGRTTPRVDLPFEATLRRLGSASAGPVESHLTRILEVCDRRSVAEVSALVAMPIGVVRVLLADLVELGQVRVQTTIQEDSSYDERRELIERTLRGLRTL, encoded by the coding sequence ATGGCCGCCGAGACCTCGCCCCGCGACGAGCCGCAGCCGGACGCCGCGGCCGTGCGCGTGCGACCGTTCACCCTCACGTCCGGCCGTACGACGCCGCGCGTCGACCTGCCGTTCGAGGCCACGCTGCGCCGGCTCGGCTCCGCCAGCGCGGGCCCGGTCGAGTCGCACCTCACCCGGATCCTCGAGGTCTGCGACCGGCGCTCGGTCGCCGAGGTGTCGGCACTGGTCGCGATGCCCATCGGCGTCGTACGGGTGCTGCTCGCCGACCTCGTCGAGCTCGGTCAGGTCCGGGTGCAGACCACCATCCAGGAGGACTCGTCGTACGACGAGCGCCGCGAGCTGATCGAAAGGACGCTCCGTGGACTACGCACGCTCTAG
- a CDS encoding ion channel, producing MRTRQHVDTALAHPSAILLAAQLVAVLAYPFLQGSIGGRAVLGVVQLGVVVAAVAAVRLTPALTWVAALLGGPAMVLTVLEAWQPHNDAIVLASASFHVPFYFYISFAMLRYLFHDDRVTRDELFATGAAFTVVAWGFAYAYAACQVIWPGSFTGGDGGGDSSWFELLFLSFTTLTSVGLSDVLPVEGHARSFAMIEMIAGVFYVALVVARLVSLAVVRHERR from the coding sequence GTGAGGACCCGCCAGCACGTCGACACGGCCCTGGCCCACCCGTCGGCGATCCTGCTCGCCGCCCAGCTCGTCGCCGTGCTGGCGTATCCCTTCCTGCAGGGCTCGATCGGCGGCCGGGCCGTCCTCGGCGTGGTCCAGCTCGGTGTCGTGGTCGCGGCCGTCGCCGCCGTCCGCCTGACCCCCGCCCTCACCTGGGTGGCCGCGTTGCTCGGCGGGCCGGCCATGGTCCTGACCGTCCTCGAGGCCTGGCAACCCCACAACGACGCGATCGTGCTCGCGTCCGCCTCGTTCCACGTGCCGTTCTACTTCTACATCTCGTTCGCGATGCTGCGCTATCTCTTCCACGACGACCGGGTCACCCGCGACGAGCTCTTCGCGACCGGCGCCGCGTTCACGGTCGTCGCCTGGGGCTTCGCCTACGCGTACGCCGCCTGCCAGGTCATCTGGCCGGGCTCGTTCACCGGCGGCGACGGGGGCGGCGACAGCAGCTGGTTCGAGCTGCTCTTCCTGTCCTTCACGACCCTGACCAGCGTCGGGCTCTCCGACGTCCTCCCGGTCGAGGGCCACGCCCGCTCCTTCGCGATGATCGAGATGATCGCCGGCGTGTTCTACGTCGCGCTGGTCGTCGCCCGGCTGGTCAGCCTCGCGGTCGTCCGGCACGAGCGACGCTAG
- a CDS encoding hemerythrin domain-containing protein — MTNIDLGRPLQGDVVELILDDHRRFETLLRDLRDSSQDRDAVRRAFATLHVAHAEAEEKYVYPKLRTKGAVGAHEAEHGEEEHAEGNEALLAVLELKGTDTQAFDDAVEELAKVVNHHLTEEELTILNPAREEVGPQVRAELGEQFATERNHQIDADCGTLTNVRKIVAAARKDGLLDDDEDDD; from the coding sequence ATGACGAACATCGATCTCGGACGCCCGCTCCAGGGGGACGTCGTAGAGCTGATCCTCGACGACCACCGCCGTTTCGAGACGCTGCTGCGCGACCTGCGTGACAGCAGCCAGGACCGCGACGCCGTACGCCGTGCGTTCGCGACCCTGCACGTCGCCCACGCGGAGGCGGAGGAGAAGTACGTCTATCCCAAGCTGCGCACGAAGGGCGCGGTCGGCGCGCACGAGGCCGAGCACGGCGAGGAGGAGCACGCCGAGGGCAACGAGGCGCTGCTGGCCGTGCTCGAGCTGAAGGGCACCGACACCCAGGCCTTCGACGACGCCGTCGAGGAGCTCGCGAAGGTGGTCAACCACCACCTGACCGAGGAGGAGCTGACGATCCTCAACCCCGCCCGCGAGGAGGTCGGTCCCCAGGTGCGCGCCGAGCTCGGTGAGCAGTTCGCCACCGAGCGCAACCACCAGATCGACGCCGACTGCGGCACCCTCACGAACGTCCGCAAGATCGTGGCCGCCGCCCGCAAGGACGGCCTGCTCGACGACGACGAGGACGACGACTGA
- a CDS encoding MFS transporter — protein MTTQATTITARTWSVWLVGLLVYLVAVFHRSSLAVAGLAATERFDISASQLATFTMLQLLVYAGMQIPVGLLVDRFGSRSVLLTGLVLMTLAQGGFALAHSYPAALVARVFVGMGDAMTFICVLRLVATWFPARRIPFFTQLTGTLGQLGAVLAAVPMTWALGHLGWTKAYLLAASLGVALAVAVLLVLHDSPTTRHLRGPTLSFAQVRHSLASSWAHPGTRLGFWMHFSTQFSATALSLLWGYPFFVKGEHQSSATAGLLLTLMVLAVMAAGPTLGWLVGAHPWHRSTMVLVIVSSIVTVWTVVLTWPGHAPTWLLVVLVVVVGIGGPASMIGFDVGRTSNPHERLASASGIINQGGFVASLVLVIVIGVVLDWRTPGGGSDYTPSAFRWAMSTQYFIWALGLTQVVRYRVRTRRVVDRDELEGIARGA, from the coding sequence GTGACAACCCAGGCCACCACCATCACGGCACGTACGTGGTCGGTGTGGCTGGTCGGGCTCCTGGTCTACCTCGTGGCGGTCTTCCACCGGTCCTCGCTCGCGGTCGCGGGCCTGGCGGCGACCGAGCGGTTCGACATCTCGGCCTCCCAGCTGGCGACGTTCACGATGCTCCAGCTGCTGGTGTACGCCGGCATGCAGATCCCGGTCGGGCTGTTGGTGGACCGGTTCGGGTCACGCAGCGTGCTGCTCACCGGGCTGGTCCTGATGACCCTCGCTCAAGGCGGCTTCGCGCTGGCGCACAGCTATCCCGCGGCGCTGGTCGCACGGGTCTTCGTCGGCATGGGCGACGCCATGACCTTCATCTGCGTGCTGCGGCTGGTCGCGACCTGGTTCCCGGCCCGGCGCATCCCGTTCTTCACCCAGCTGACCGGCACCCTCGGCCAGCTCGGCGCGGTGCTCGCGGCCGTCCCCATGACCTGGGCGCTCGGCCACCTCGGCTGGACCAAGGCCTACCTGCTCGCGGCGTCGCTCGGCGTCGCCCTCGCCGTGGCGGTGCTGCTGGTGCTCCACGACTCGCCGACCACGCGCCACCTCCGCGGCCCGACCCTCTCGTTCGCGCAGGTGCGCCACAGCCTGGCGTCGTCGTGGGCGCATCCCGGCACCCGCCTCGGCTTCTGGATGCACTTCTCGACCCAGTTCAGCGCGACCGCGCTCAGCCTGCTCTGGGGCTACCCGTTCTTCGTGAAGGGGGAGCACCAGTCGTCGGCGACGGCCGGCCTGCTGCTGACGCTGATGGTGCTGGCGGTGATGGCCGCCGGCCCGACCCTGGGCTGGCTCGTCGGCGCTCACCCCTGGCACCGCTCGACGATGGTGCTGGTGATCGTGAGCAGCATCGTGACCGTGTGGACCGTCGTGCTCACCTGGCCGGGCCACGCCCCGACCTGGTTGCTCGTCGTCCTCGTGGTCGTCGTCGGCATCGGCGGTCCGGCGTCGATGATCGGGTTCGACGTCGGGCGCACCTCCAACCCGCACGAACGGCTCGCGAGCGCCAGCGGCATCATCAACCAGGGCGGCTTCGTCGCCAGCCTCGTGCTGGTGATCGTGATCGGTGTGGTGCTCGACTGGCGTACGCCGGGCGGGGGCAGCGACTACACCCCGTCGGCGTTCCGCTGGGCGATGAGCACGCAGTACTTCATCTGGGCGCTCGGCCTCACGCAGGTCGTCCGCTACCGGGTCCGCACCCGTCGGGTCGTCGACCGCGACGAGCTCGAGGGGATCGCCCGGGGGGCCTGA
- a CDS encoding DivIVA domain-containing protein produces MPTNVESLLQEIRNVRFRPVRLREGYDMGEVDQLLDQLTAALGSGQPVDQLVAAARFTPVRLREGYDMGDVDRFLAGIVEAATGGETTPAMYADPPPTPAVSPATYPAPSVIEEQRGLLSRLFGRG; encoded by the coding sequence GTGCCCACCAACGTCGAATCGCTGCTCCAGGAGATCAGGAACGTCCGCTTCAGGCCGGTGCGCCTCCGTGAGGGCTACGACATGGGCGAGGTGGACCAGCTCCTGGACCAGCTGACCGCCGCCCTCGGCTCAGGTCAGCCGGTCGACCAGCTGGTCGCCGCCGCCCGGTTCACCCCGGTCCGGTTGCGGGAGGGCTACGACATGGGTGACGTGGACCGGTTCCTCGCCGGGATCGTCGAGGCGGCCACCGGCGGCGAGACCACGCCTGCGATGTACGCCGACCCGCCGCCGACGCCCGCCGTGTCGCCGGCGACGTATCCCGCTCCCAGCGTCATCGAGGAGCAGCGCGGCCTGTTGTCGCGGCTCTTCGGCCGCGGCTGA
- a CDS encoding ATP/GTP-binding protein, producing MDYARSSDPRTAASTKIVVAGGFGVGKTTLVGTVSEIMPLRTEALVTNQSEGIDDLAAVPSKGTTTVAMDFGRITLGEDLVLYLFGTPGQRRFWFMWDDLCLGAIGAIVLVDTERLDEAFSPLDYFEQRGLPFIVAVNQFEDAAQYPLEDVAAALALSPGIPVIRIDARRRESVKEALVRVTEFSLERLSAAVGA from the coding sequence GTGGACTACGCACGCTCTAGCGATCCGCGCACGGCCGCCTCGACGAAGATCGTCGTCGCCGGCGGGTTCGGCGTCGGCAAGACCACCCTGGTGGGGACGGTCTCCGAGATCATGCCGCTGCGCACCGAGGCGCTCGTGACCAACCAGTCCGAGGGGATCGACGACCTGGCCGCGGTGCCCAGCAAGGGCACCACGACGGTCGCGATGGACTTCGGCCGGATCACGCTCGGCGAGGACCTCGTCCTCTACCTCTTCGGTACGCCGGGCCAGCGCCGCTTCTGGTTCATGTGGGACGACCTCTGCCTCGGCGCCATCGGTGCCATCGTGCTGGTCGACACCGAGCGGCTCGACGAGGCCTTCTCGCCGCTCGACTACTTCGAGCAGCGCGGCCTGCCCTTCATCGTGGCGGTCAACCAGTTCGAGGACGCCGCGCAGTACCCGCTCGAGGACGTCGCCGCCGCCCTCGCCCTCTCCCCCGGCATCCCGGTGATCCGCATCGACGCGCGTCGCCGGGAGTCCGTCAAGGAGGCCCTGGTGCGGGTCACGGAGTTCTCCCTGGAACGGTTGAGCGCGGCGGTGGGCGCGTAG
- a CDS encoding sensor histidine kinase, whose translation MSRTLFHVSGWSLRRKLILVVAFPMLFAATFGTLRVHKELAESSEHAAAASQVTVLPPAVAYLNAAENAAVVARRKTSAVDPKRDAATKDVEAAAQRFESATAQADLTPAQRKQVAAILDLSQQLRNGEAYLSVGQSVSQVRQLHRGITQLVDQIINEQAAPEPLLPVVVQAIDGRLSLAMQQFQVAYEGGNLLSQSDLAAELGVESSAIDRLGASLGSTEPLVMQLTSGNAQRFDTVRTGGDDLGTRSAYKPYDELTAQLFADIDGDLTAAARSARQLAIASAVVTGVALLVAVLLTLMVARTLTRPIRRVRDGAIQVANEELPEAVARIRAGEQPGEITPIDVTTEEEMGQLARAFDTLHRQAITLASGEAELRSQVGDMFATLSRRNTTLINQQLGLIEDLERDEEDPRRLESLFRLDHLASRMRRTAESLMVLADAPTPGTDGADLTVADLLQAAIAGVRDYQRVQILSTPDGRVAGVAAPDIVHLLTELVDNALNYSPPTAPVMVEAVRTSSGIEVEIADAGLGVATGDLSRLNAELASGGQVTAETARRMGLLVVSRLARRRGIQVRLELNERGGVTARVMLPAALLPGGTAASVPTSPSWSPVAAPTPTAAAAYDAAPAAAAATTPTLAPRPEPVAAASTEDQSTTRYLAAIDALTRLPQRQPARVSEPPPEPVAVVPEPEPEPEPEPAPVPLAVVPQPRPEPEPQPERPPEREPLREPMPAGGPIATEESPIYATLQSNWFSSSGDHAQGWATTEVEAGWEAAHRATESPSETVSPSGLPVRRPGQRLVPGGVTAAAPPVVRDPEAIRARLAAHAAGVSRGRTTAVAPTSADPSHQEADPA comes from the coding sequence ATGTCACGCACACTTTTCCACGTCTCGGGCTGGAGCCTGCGCCGCAAGCTGATCCTCGTGGTCGCCTTCCCGATGCTCTTCGCCGCGACGTTCGGCACGCTCCGCGTCCACAAGGAGCTGGCCGAGAGCAGCGAGCACGCCGCGGCCGCCAGCCAGGTGACCGTGCTCCCCCCGGCGGTCGCCTACCTCAACGCCGCGGAGAACGCGGCCGTGGTCGCGCGGCGCAAGACGAGCGCGGTCGACCCCAAGCGGGACGCCGCGACCAAGGACGTGGAGGCCGCTGCCCAGCGGTTCGAGTCCGCGACGGCCCAGGCCGACCTGACCCCGGCCCAGCGCAAGCAGGTCGCCGCGATCCTCGACCTGAGCCAGCAGCTGCGCAACGGCGAGGCCTACCTCAGCGTCGGCCAGTCGGTCTCCCAGGTCCGGCAGCTGCACCGCGGCATCACCCAGCTGGTCGACCAGATCATCAACGAGCAGGCCGCGCCGGAGCCGCTGCTCCCCGTCGTCGTCCAGGCCATCGACGGCCGGCTGTCGCTGGCGATGCAGCAGTTCCAGGTCGCGTACGAGGGCGGCAACCTCCTGAGCCAGTCGGACCTCGCCGCCGAGCTCGGCGTCGAGTCGTCGGCCATCGACCGCCTCGGCGCGTCCCTGGGCTCGACCGAGCCGCTCGTCATGCAGCTGACGAGCGGCAACGCCCAGCGGTTCGACACGGTGCGCACCGGCGGCGACGACCTGGGCACGAGGTCGGCGTACAAGCCGTACGACGAGCTCACCGCCCAGCTGTTCGCCGACATCGACGGCGACCTGACCGCGGCGGCCAGGAGTGCGCGACAACTCGCGATCGCGAGCGCCGTGGTCACCGGCGTGGCCCTTCTGGTCGCCGTGCTCCTCACCCTGATGGTGGCGCGCACCCTCACCCGCCCGATCCGTCGGGTGCGGGACGGCGCGATCCAGGTGGCCAACGAGGAGCTGCCCGAGGCGGTCGCGCGGATCCGGGCCGGCGAGCAGCCGGGCGAGATCACGCCGATCGACGTGACCACCGAGGAGGAGATGGGCCAGCTGGCCCGCGCCTTCGACACCCTCCACCGCCAGGCGATCACGCTGGCCTCCGGTGAGGCGGAGCTGCGCTCGCAGGTGGGCGACATGTTCGCGACGCTGTCGCGGCGCAACACCACCCTGATCAACCAGCAGCTCGGCCTGATCGAGGACCTGGAGCGCGACGAGGAGGACCCGCGCCGCCTCGAGAGCCTCTTCCGGCTCGACCACCTGGCCTCGCGGATGCGGCGTACCGCCGAGAGCCTGATGGTTCTCGCGGACGCACCCACGCCCGGCACCGACGGCGCCGACCTGACCGTCGCCGACCTGCTCCAGGCCGCGATCGCCGGCGTGCGGGACTACCAGCGCGTGCAGATCCTCTCGACGCCCGACGGTCGCGTCGCCGGTGTCGCGGCGCCGGACATCGTGCACCTGCTGACCGAGCTGGTCGACAACGCCCTGAACTACTCGCCGCCGACCGCACCGGTCATGGTCGAGGCCGTCCGGACCAGCTCCGGCATCGAGGTCGAGATCGCCGACGCCGGTCTCGGCGTCGCGACCGGCGACCTGTCCCGCCTCAACGCGGAGCTCGCCTCCGGGGGCCAGGTCACCGCCGAGACCGCCCGCCGGATGGGGCTCCTCGTGGTCAGCCGCCTGGCCCGCCGCCGAGGCATCCAGGTCCGGCTCGAGCTCAACGAGCGCGGCGGCGTGACCGCCCGGGTGATGCTGCCCGCCGCGCTCCTGCCCGGAGGTACGGCGGCCTCGGTCCCGACGTCGCCGTCGTGGTCACCGGTCGCCGCGCCCACCCCGACTGCCGCGGCGGCGTACGACGCAGCACCGGCCGCCGCCGCGGCCACCACCCCGACCCTGGCACCCCGGCCCGAGCCCGTCGCCGCTGCGTCGACCGAGGACCAGTCCACGACCAGGTACCTCGCCGCCATCGACGCGCTCACCCGGCTCCCCCAGCGACAGCCGGCGCGGGTGTCGGAGCCACCGCCGGAGCCGGTCGCCGTCGTACCGGAGCCCGAGCCGGAGCCGGAGCCCGAGCCCGCACCGGTGCCGCTCGCGGTCGTGCCCCAGCCCCGTCCGGAGCCCGAGCCGCAACCCGAGCGGCCACCGGAGCGCGAGCCGCTGCGGGAGCCGATGCCTGCTGGAGGACCGATCGCCACCGAGGAGTCACCGATCTACGCGACGTTGCAGTCCAACTGGTTCAGCAGCTCCGGCGACCACGCCCAGGGCTGGGCGACGACCGAGGTCGAGGCCGGGTGGGAGGCGGCGCACCGCGCCACCGAGTCGCCGAGCGAGACCGTCAGTCCCAGCGGCCTGCCGGTCCGCCGGCCCGGTCAGCGGCTCGTCCCGGGTGGCGTGACGGCTGCGGCACCGCCGGTGGTCCGCGACCCCGAGGCCATCCGGGCCCGGCTGGCGGCGCACGCCGCAGGTGTCTCCCGGGGCCGCACCACCGCCGTCGCCCCGACGTCCGCCGACCCGTCACACCAGGAAGCCGACCCCGCATGA
- a CDS encoding MmcQ/YjbR family DNA-binding protein, with translation MDAAEMQEHCLAKPGAWVDHPWDPSHTVIKVGPGEAGKIFAFLGDAGVGVKGGPNRDVADEWLHRYPDDASVMRYIGRSGWNDLSWAGAIPDDELLEAVDESYRLVVSKLPRKHRPEGWDSL, from the coding sequence ATGGACGCTGCGGAGATGCAGGAGCACTGCCTCGCCAAGCCCGGGGCGTGGGTCGACCACCCGTGGGACCCGAGCCACACCGTGATCAAGGTCGGGCCGGGGGAGGCGGGGAAGATCTTCGCGTTCCTCGGGGACGCCGGGGTCGGCGTGAAGGGCGGCCCGAACCGCGACGTGGCCGACGAGTGGCTGCACCGCTACCCGGACGACGCGAGCGTGATGCGGTACATCGGCCGGTCCGGCTGGAACGACCTCTCCTGGGCCGGCGCGATCCCGGACGACGAGCTGCTCGAGGCCGTCGACGAGTCCTACCGGCTCGTCGTGTCGAAGCTGCCCAGGAAGCACCGCCCCGAGGGCTGGGACTCGCTCTAG
- a CDS encoding roadblock/LC7 domain-containing protein, producing the protein MSANPYAPSVTRELDWVVTRFVDEVPSAAHAILVSADGLLMAASSGIPADRAEQVAAVSSGLASLAVGAARLFDGGAVLQTVVEMELGYLLLMSVGDGSHLAVLTQDSADIGQVGYEMALLVDRVGQMVQARARVMSDTSG; encoded by the coding sequence ATGAGCGCGAACCCGTACGCCCCGTCCGTGACCCGCGAGCTGGACTGGGTCGTGACCCGCTTCGTCGACGAGGTCCCGTCGGCCGCCCACGCCATCCTCGTCTCGGCCGACGGCCTCCTGATGGCGGCCAGCTCCGGCATCCCGGCCGACCGCGCGGAGCAGGTCGCGGCCGTGTCCTCCGGCCTCGCCAGCCTGGCGGTCGGCGCGGCCCGGCTCTTCGACGGCGGCGCTGTCCTGCAGACCGTCGTCGAGATGGAGCTCGGCTACCTGCTCCTGATGAGCGTCGGCGACGGGTCGCACCTCGCCGTGCTGACCCAGGACTCCGCCGACATCGGGCAGGTCGGCTACGAGATGGCGCTGCTCGTCGACCGGGTGGGCCAGATGGTCCAGGCCCGCGCCCGCGTCATGAGCGACACGTCCGGGTGA
- a CDS encoding DUF1707 domain-containing protein, producing MDKEFWASFSHDPRDAQYQSMRASDQDRGVVQQALTEGYADGRLDREEFDERMDRATQARTLGELAPIVSDLVAPTRLTPSRSGLAHATPDEIHRRAVAAWRSDVREAAAGFLIPSLICLVIWSLVMWGEFFWPGFVMLGTGINLLQTAIRRDDLIASHERKLERKQAKELGQPWKPNDKASE from the coding sequence GTGGACAAGGAGTTCTGGGCGTCGTTCAGCCATGACCCGCGCGATGCGCAGTACCAGTCCATGCGGGCCTCGGACCAGGACCGTGGGGTGGTGCAGCAGGCGCTCACCGAGGGGTACGCCGACGGGCGGCTCGACCGCGAGGAGTTCGACGAGCGGATGGACCGGGCGACGCAGGCGCGGACCCTCGGCGAGCTCGCGCCGATCGTGTCGGACCTGGTCGCCCCGACCCGTCTCACGCCGAGCCGCTCCGGGCTGGCCCACGCGACCCCCGACGAGATCCATCGGCGCGCGGTCGCCGCGTGGCGCTCGGACGTGCGCGAGGCGGCGGCGGGCTTCCTGATCCCCAGCCTCATCTGCCTGGTCATCTGGTCGCTGGTGATGTGGGGCGAGTTCTTCTGGCCCGGCTTCGTGATGCTCGGGACCGGTATCAACCTCCTGCAGACCGCCATCCGGCGCGACGACCTGATCGCGAGCCACGAGCGCAAGCTCGAGAGGAAGCAGGCGAAGGAGCTCGGCCAGCCCTGGAAGCCGAACGACAAGGCCTCCGAGTGA